The following coding sequences are from one Selenomonas sputigena ATCC 35185 window:
- a CDS encoding HesA/MoeB/ThiF family protein, translated as MGDEEMHTQQLTQEERERYSRQMLLAGVGEAGQQKLLASKVLIVGAGGLGSPAAMYLVASGVGEIGVADDDDVDISNLQRQIAHRSADVGRKKADSMARALAALNPAVRVNVYRERFSEDNAEDILCDRSYDFVLDCTDNFLAKFLINDACVRLHKPFSHAGITGFSGQIMTVLPGESPCYRCIFEDVPEEGSVPTSREIGVLGAAVGVMGSLQAVEAVKYILGIGDLLVGRLLIYDALTMKFREVELPKRNESCTACRNA; from the coding sequence ATGGGCGATGAGGAAATGCACACGCAGCAGTTGACGCAGGAAGAGCGCGAGCGGTATTCGCGCCAGATGCTGCTTGCGGGCGTTGGCGAGGCGGGGCAGCAGAAGCTTCTCGCCTCGAAGGTTTTGATTGTAGGCGCGGGCGGGCTTGGCTCGCCTGCGGCGATGTATCTCGTGGCATCGGGCGTCGGCGAGATCGGCGTTGCCGACGATGATGACGTCGACATCTCCAATTTGCAGCGCCAGATAGCGCATCGGTCAGCGGATGTTGGCAGGAAGAAGGCGGATTCGATGGCGAGAGCGCTTGCCGCGCTTAATCCCGCTGTGCGCGTTAACGTCTATCGGGAGAGATTCTCTGAGGACAATGCTGAGGATATTCTCTGTGATCGCAGCTATGATTTCGTTCTCGACTGCACAGATAATTTCCTTGCAAAGTTTCTCATCAATGACGCCTGCGTGCGTCTGCATAAGCCTTTTTCTCATGCGGGAATCACGGGATTCAGCGGGCAGATCATGACCGTCCTGCCAGGAGAAAGCCCGTGCTATCGCTGCATTTTTGAGGATGTGCCCGAAGAGGGAAGTGTGCCGACGAGCCGCGAAATCGGCGTTTTGGGCGCAGCGGTAGGCGTCATGGGATCTTTGCAGGCGGTCGAAGCCGTCAAGTATATTCTGGGCATCGGGGATCTTCTTGTCGGGCGATTGCTGATTTACGACGCGCTGACGATGAAGTTTCGTGAGGTGGAATTGCCAAAGCGGAATGAATCGTGCACGGCATGCAGGAACGCTTGA
- a CDS encoding TonB-dependent receptor plug domain-containing protein: MKEGYILQSEKKKMLTLAIAAAFMATSAPAWAAQMPQQTSEAAKEESSAAPVAAAEDDHALEDTVVTATRREKRDIDVPAATVVITGEAIKESGAADAADALAKVNGFAYKSFGPSGASMGTMNNELNVRGFKSGTLVLMNGSPISWRGKYNLDQIPADQIERIEVVKGSGSVLYGSEAMSGIVNIITKKGASNAAHVGFGNFGQRQYGVSAGDERFGVYYNYDKWGHLNGLAETDVISAKFNGSTRTDLRDVEKTSAGLTYHINPQLDFLFGYYKTEATYLRFVDRVDRTSSGVRLGDPFHARTYTTEQYVSQLNYHDHAWKGSLYFNTGTVEAKGPTEISRTGAKTPGDWYNTRERNTTYGVDLQRTWKPDPKATAVLGFSLEHELYKALPAPSTKNPASYMRNNWGVFGQWEQKFTERDTGIFGMRETWTTAAMRDENYHNFSASGQWLHKLDHENSLYLSVSQSFVMPKFAQMYGASSRLVPAPDLKPQTGVTYEIGWKAKHAGHTWKAALFHMDVKDNITATWKPRDNRYQYTNEDFRNTGLELSCETQGKHGFSWNWGVTWQNPETKGSKGTDWERTFGKLQLTGGVLYKRGKWSSSLTGSYLAGRVQSPSSEPSYACKPYFLTSWSTAYRPDDRSEIRLTVENVLDRADVTSHTGANYRVAPTNFMLSCNYTF; encoded by the coding sequence ATGAAAGAAGGATATATTTTGCAAAGCGAGAAGAAGAAGATGCTCACACTCGCCATCGCGGCTGCATTTATGGCGACATCCGCCCCCGCTTGGGCGGCGCAAATGCCGCAGCAGACGAGTGAGGCAGCAAAGGAAGAGTCTTCTGCTGCGCCAGTGGCAGCGGCAGAAGACGATCATGCGCTCGAAGATACCGTCGTGACGGCGACGCGCCGCGAAAAGCGCGACATTGACGTGCCGGCGGCAACCGTGGTCATCACAGGCGAGGCCATCAAGGAGAGCGGCGCCGCCGATGCGGCGGACGCGCTCGCCAAGGTCAACGGCTTCGCCTACAAATCCTTCGGCCCTTCCGGTGCTTCGATGGGAACGATGAACAACGAGCTGAACGTGCGCGGCTTCAAGAGCGGCACGCTCGTACTCATGAATGGCAGTCCCATCTCATGGCGCGGCAAGTACAACCTCGACCAGATCCCTGCCGACCAAATCGAGCGCATCGAGGTCGTCAAAGGCTCGGGATCCGTCCTCTACGGCAGCGAAGCGATGAGCGGCATCGTGAACATCATCACGAAGAAGGGCGCGAGCAATGCGGCGCATGTCGGCTTCGGCAATTTCGGACAGCGCCAGTACGGTGTGAGCGCAGGCGACGAGCGCTTCGGCGTCTACTACAATTACGACAAGTGGGGGCATCTGAACGGCCTTGCCGAGACAGATGTCATATCTGCGAAGTTCAACGGCTCGACGCGCACCGACTTGCGCGATGTGGAGAAGACGAGCGCGGGATTGACATATCATATCAATCCTCAGCTTGATTTCCTCTTCGGCTATTACAAGACGGAAGCGACCTATCTGCGCTTCGTCGACCGCGTGGATCGAACCTCCTCGGGCGTGCGCCTCGGCGACCCGTTCCATGCACGCACCTACACGACGGAGCAATACGTGAGTCAGCTCAATTACCATGATCATGCGTGGAAGGGCAGCCTCTACTTCAATACGGGGACGGTGGAAGCTAAGGGGCCGACAGAGATTTCGCGCACGGGTGCGAAAACGCCCGGCGATTGGTACAACACGCGTGAGCGCAATACGACGTACGGCGTCGATCTGCAGCGCACATGGAAGCCCGATCCGAAGGCGACCGCCGTACTCGGATTCAGTTTGGAACACGAACTCTACAAGGCGCTCCCTGCGCCGTCGACGAAGAACCCCGCGAGCTATATGCGCAACAACTGGGGCGTGTTCGGACAATGGGAGCAGAAGTTCACAGAGCGCGACACGGGCATCTTCGGCATGCGCGAGACGTGGACGACAGCGGCGATGCGCGATGAGAACTACCATAATTTCAGCGCTTCCGGTCAGTGGCTGCACAAGCTCGACCACGAAAACAGCCTCTATCTTTCCGTCAGCCAGTCCTTCGTCATGCCGAAGTTCGCGCAGATGTATGGTGCGAGCAGCCGACTCGTGCCCGCGCCGGATTTGAAGCCGCAGACGGGTGTTACCTACGAGATTGGCTGGAAGGCGAAGCACGCAGGGCATACATGGAAGGCGGCGCTCTTTCACATGGACGTGAAGGACAACATCACGGCGACATGGAAACCGCGGGATAATAGGTATCAATACACGAATGAAGATTTTCGCAACACGGGACTGGAACTTTCGTGCGAGACGCAAGGAAAGCACGGCTTTTCGTGGAACTGGGGAGTCACATGGCAGAACCCCGAGACGAAGGGCAGCAAGGGCACGGATTGGGAACGCACCTTTGGCAAGCTGCAGCTTACGGGCGGCGTTCTCTACAAGAGGGGCAAGTGGAGCTCGTCGCTCACAGGCTCTTACCTTGCAGGCCGCGTGCAGTCGCCTTCGAGCGAGCCGTCCTATGCGTGCAAGCCGTACTTCCTCACGAGTTGGAGCACGGCGTACCGTCCCGACGATAGAAGCGAGATACGCCTGACCGTGGAAAACGTGCTCGACCGCGCGGATGTGACTTCGCATACGGGTGCGAACTACCGCGTTGCGCCGACGAACTTCATGCTGAGCTGCAACTATACATTTTGA
- a CDS encoding energy transducer TonB: protein MENTRDKYKALLASLGVHLIIFFIAAAVGVFSMATMKEKSDNVEVVIYDEAQDEGSEGGGSPPQVEAAPAVDEVVIPDKTLPPIDQKPPEESDKPSQKREARAGNPLGQGGEGKGVGTGIGDGKGPGTGGTGTGVSQSEPPPEPPPPPPPPPPKERIEASLRSEARPDYPPDLIEEDVEGSVTIKIFVASDGSIEDVAVISSSGYAEMDSAAVAAGYRFTFNPGDGGARGVWTKTFHFRLN, encoded by the coding sequence ATGGAGAATACGAGAGATAAGTACAAGGCTCTCCTCGCGTCTCTCGGTGTGCATCTCATCATCTTTTTTATCGCGGCGGCTGTCGGCGTCTTTTCCATGGCGACGATGAAAGAGAAGAGCGATAACGTCGAGGTCGTCATCTATGACGAGGCGCAGGATGAGGGAAGCGAAGGCGGCGGCTCGCCGCCGCAGGTAGAAGCGGCGCCGGCCGTCGACGAGGTCGTGATACCCGACAAGACTTTGCCTCCGATCGATCAGAAGCCTCCCGAAGAGTCGGATAAGCCGAGTCAGAAGCGAGAAGCGCGTGCGGGCAATCCACTGGGACAAGGCGGTGAAGGAAAAGGCGTCGGCACGGGCATCGGCGATGGCAAGGGGCCGGGCACGGGCGGCACGGGGACGGGAGTCAGCCAGTCTGAGCCACCGCCTGAGCCGCCGCCCCCGCCACCTCCTCCGCCGCCCAAGGAGCGCATCGAGGCGAGCCTTCGCTCGGAAGCGCGACCTGACTATCCTCCTGATCTCATCGAGGAAGATGTCGAAGGCAGCGTTACGATCAAGATCTTCGTTGCGTCCGACGGCTCGATCGAAGATGTCGCCGTCATCTCGTCCTCGGGCTACGCCGAGATGGACAGTGCGGCGGTAGCGGCAGGCTACCGCTTCACGTTCAATCCCGGTGACGGCGGTGCGCGCGGCGTCTGGACGAAGACGTTTCATTTCCGTTTGAATTGA
- a CDS encoding ExbD/TolR family protein, with the protein MRLRDRRGFDKPEIIIIPMIDIMFFLLVFFMLSTLYMVNLKTVDVNMPKAANVETQMRVTYVVTMKKDGSLFLEDQPIAEKTLLERAKAENARNGNFSLVLRADQDIDYGMVYALLDKFKGAGITRFGLAGESAGGK; encoded by the coding sequence ATGAGGCTCAGGGACAGGAGGGGCTTCGACAAGCCCGAGATCATCATCATCCCGATGATTGACATCATGTTCTTCCTTCTCGTCTTCTTCATGCTCAGCACGCTCTACATGGTGAATCTCAAGACTGTCGACGTCAATATGCCGAAGGCGGCAAACGTGGAAACGCAGATGCGCGTGACTTATGTCGTCACGATGAAGAAGGACGGCAGCCTTTTCCTTGAGGATCAGCCCATCGCGGAAAAGACGCTTCTTGAGCGCGCCAAGGCGGAGAATGCGAGAAACGGCAACTTCTCCCTCGTGCTGCGCGCCGACCAGGACATTGACTATGGCATGGTCTATGCGCTCCTCGACAAGTTCAAGGGGGCGGGCATCACGCGTTTCGGACTTGCCGGCGAAAGTGCAGGGGGCAAGTGA
- a CDS encoding MotA/TolQ/ExbB proton channel family protein: protein MDAIMTGIEFFHKGGSIMYVLLLCSIFVVTIGIERAMYFSRMDTGRAFTREFYQCMANDDFAGARKLAEDHRGALANILFGAMKLVKKDSSRVSSYMEIQSGIVLSKLRKRLYYLSVIVTMAPLLGLLGTISGMISAFSVFNLQSGQATAITGGVGEALIATAMGLCVAIIALSVHAYFTQRIESIVTDMEQCFSLVEGAKDALSSNEGAAR from the coding sequence ATGGACGCAATTATGACAGGCATAGAGTTTTTCCACAAGGGCGGCTCCATCATGTATGTACTGCTCCTTTGCTCGATCTTCGTCGTGACGATCGGCATCGAGCGTGCGATGTACTTTTCGCGCATGGACACAGGACGCGCCTTTACGCGGGAGTTTTATCAGTGCATGGCGAACGATGATTTTGCGGGGGCGAGGAAACTTGCCGAAGATCATCGCGGGGCGCTTGCCAACATTCTTTTCGGGGCGATGAAGCTCGTAAAGAAGGATTCGTCTCGCGTCTCCTCCTACATGGAGATTCAGTCGGGCATCGTGCTGTCGAAGCTTAGGAAGCGTCTCTATTATTTGAGCGTCATCGTGACGATGGCGCCGCTTCTGGGACTTCTCGGCACGATCAGCGGCATGATCTCGGCATTTTCCGTGTTCAACCTTCAGTCGGGACAGGCGACGGCGATCACGGGCGGCGTCGGCGAGGCTTTGATCGCGACTGCCATGGGGCTTTGTGTCGCCATCATCGCACTCTCCGTGCACGCGTACTTCACGCAGCGCATTGAGAGCATTGTGACGGATATGGAGCAGTGCTTCTCACTTGTCGAGGGTGCGAAGGATGCGCTTTCTTCCAATGAGGGGGCGGCGCGATGA
- a CDS encoding ABC transporter substrate-binding protein — translation MKKSFFVLVIVVVCLLLTACRTAPEAAQGGAGSYTVTDSQGTVVTVPAKPHRIVTLSMSTDEVMLGLVPPEDMAAVNGLLDDPVSSNVVELAKKVEKRVGNPTVEELVALSPDLVIVPDWGDLAIVPSLREAGLTVVVCKGARNLAEIKETIVLLAQAAGVSERGEKLLAMMDEHLKGIEKKVSAIPESERKTVVLISLMSGYGGIGSSFDDACRYAGVKNGRSALGIRDGQVMTKEQLVEINPDILFVPTYNDHGKFDVDKFRKEYFDDPSLQTVKAIREHRLEEPTEAYIYNCSQDFVLGVQEIAYCAYGDAFAQGREEHLSAVE, via the coding sequence TTGAAGAAAAGTTTCTTTGTCCTAGTCATAGTCGTCGTTTGCCTGCTGCTGACGGCGTGCCGTACAGCGCCGGAGGCGGCGCAAGGCGGTGCGGGAAGCTATACGGTCACGGACAGCCAAGGGACGGTCGTCACCGTGCCGGCAAAGCCGCATCGCATCGTCACGCTTTCGATGAGCACGGACGAGGTCATGCTCGGTCTCGTGCCGCCCGAGGATATGGCGGCGGTAAACGGCCTCCTCGATGACCCCGTAAGTTCGAATGTTGTGGAGCTTGCGAAGAAGGTGGAAAAGCGCGTCGGCAATCCGACAGTGGAAGAACTCGTCGCACTCTCGCCCGATCTCGTCATCGTGCCTGACTGGGGGGATCTCGCCATCGTGCCGTCGCTTCGTGAAGCGGGGCTTACCGTCGTCGTCTGCAAGGGCGCGAGGAATCTCGCCGAGATCAAGGAGACGATCGTGCTTCTCGCACAGGCGGCAGGCGTGTCCGAGCGCGGGGAGAAGCTCCTTGCGATGATGGACGAGCATCTCAAAGGCATAGAGAAGAAGGTCAGCGCCATCCCCGAGAGCGAGCGCAAGACCGTCGTCTTGATTTCCTTGATGTCGGGTTATGGCGGCATCGGCTCCAGCTTTGACGACGCCTGCCGTTATGCGGGCGTGAAGAACGGCAGGTCGGCGCTCGGCATCCGCGACGGGCAAGTCATGACGAAGGAGCAGCTCGTCGAGATCAATCCAGACATCCTCTTCGTACCGACGTACAATGACCATGGGAAATTCGACGTCGACAAGTTCCGCAAGGAATACTTCGACGACCCATCCCTGCAAACGGTCAAGGCCATCCGCGAGCATCGCCTCGAAGAACCGACGGAAGCCTACATCTACAACTGTTCGCAGGACTTCGTGCTCGGCGTGCAGGAAATCGCCTATTGCGCATACGGAGACGCCTTCGCCCAAGGGCGTGAAGAGCATCTCTCGGCGGTGGAATAG